In the Fibrobacterota bacterium genome, TGCCGCGGCCCGATCCGCGTTTCTTGCCTCCGCCCGTGCTCTTATTGACCGTGGCCCAAGCGCGCCGCTCCGCCTCTTTGTCGGGCACTCCGCGCTTTTCGTATCCCTCTTCGATGTGTTCGGCCTGACGCTGCTGCTTGTCCGAGTAAGCGGACTTCTCGCCTCTAGGCATGTGAATCCTCCCTTGCTTCGGGTGGTCCCGTTTCTTTCAAGATAAAGTTTTGACGGGACGGGGGATCGGCGGCGACCCTGGAGCAATCAGCGGCGGAAATCGTCGGTCGCGCGCACCAGTTCCCGCATCAGGCTCGGCTCGGTAGCCGAATGCCCGGCATCGGGAACGAGGCGGAACTCCGATTGCGGTAGGGCGCGATGCAGATCCCAGGCGGACTCGGACGGGCAGGCCATGTCGTAACGGCCTTGGATGATGAGCGTCCGCAGGCCCGCCAGGCGGCCGGCGTTTTCCAAAACGTGGTTTGGCGCGGGAAGGAACAACCCGTTGCGGCAATAATGGTTCTCGAGGCGCGCCAGCGACAGCGCCTGCCGGTCCGCCGACATTTCCCGCAGGAAGGCCTCGTCCGGGATCAATTTGCAGACCGAAGCCTCCCAAAGGCTCCAGGCCTGGGCCGCGCGCATGCGTTCTACCGGGTCCTCGGAAACGAGGCGCTTATGGTAAGCGGTCATGAGATCGCCGCGTTCGGAGGGCGGGATGAAGCGAAGATAGCGTTCGAAGGCTTCGGGGAAGATGCGGGAGGCGCCTTCCTGGTAGAGCCAATGGACTTCGTGAGGGCGGCCCAGGAAGATCCCGCGCAGGATAAGGCCGGAAACGCGCTCGGGCCAGCGGATGGCGTAGCACAACCCCAGCAGGCTGCCCCAACTCCCGCCGAACACCAGCCATTTCTCCACGCCCACCGTGGTCCGCAACATCTCGATGTCGTTGAGGAGATGCTCGGTCGTGTTCTCTTCCAATTCGGCCAAGGGTTGGCTGCGCCCCGCCCCGCGTTGATCGAACAGGATCACGCGGTAATGCGCGGGGTCGAAAAAGCGCCGATGCTTGGGTCCGATTCCCGCCCCGGGCCCGCCATGCAGGAACACCACCGGCACGCCCCGGGGATTGCCGACCTCCTCGAAATAAAGGGCATGAATGGGGGATACCTGCAAGGTACCCGTGCGGTAAGGTTCGATTTCGGGATAAAGCACGTCTTCGGCCATGCGGCCTAAAATAGCATTACCATCGGCCCTGACATGGGCTCCGGAATCCTTTGGGGAAGCGGCTTTCCATGTTTTAATTGTTAGAAGAGACCCCGCCCTGAGTCGTCCGAATTCGCGATCGGAGGAAATCCCGCGGGGGTGCTCCAAGGGGGTAGCCCATGCTGATGCAGGAAGGATTTTCGGAAGGAATGCCGATCCAAGTGCCTGCGGGCACTTCCATCCTCGACGCCGAATTACAGGTCCCGGAAGGCGCGAGCGGACTTATCGTTCTGACGCAAGCGGGCGGGCGCCCGCGCTACGCGCAACGGGTGCAGAGCCTAGCCGAATGCATGCTCAAGGAAGGCTACGGGATCCTGATCATGGATCTGCTCACCGAAGAGGAAGCCGAAATCGGCAAGGACGCGGGCGAAGCCGAGTGCTTCGAAGAATCGATGCTCGACGAGCGTCTGGACGATTCCCTCACGTGGTTGGGGGATCAACCCGAAACCATGGGACTGGCGTTAGGCTTGTTCGGGATCGGACCCGGGGCGCGCGCCATTTTCCCGGCCGCCGCTTCCCATGCCGTTGAGATCGCGGCCCTGGTGGCCGCGGGGATGGACGTGCCCCCGGAAGCCCGGGCCTTGCGCGCGGTCCGCTCCCCCGCCCTCATTATCGCGGGAGAGCAGGAGGGCCCGGAATCGGACGCGGCTCGCGTAACATACGGTCTGATCCCGGCGCGTAAGCGCATCGAGATCATTCCCGGATGCTCGCTGGGACGGGAAGATTCGCGCACCTCGGAAAAGCTGGCCCGCTTGGCCTGCCACTGGTTCGGGCAGAACATGCGTTAGGCCTGCGCGCCGGTTCCAGGGTGGGACCGGAAGGAAGCCGCGCGGCTACATTCCGTAGGTGACGTTGAAGCGCAAGGAGCGGCCCGCGCTCAAAGGCGCGGAGTGGGTGGAACCGTTCGGCAGCCCCACCTCTTCGGTTCCCCACACCAATTCCTTGTACTTGAGACGCAGGTAGGTGTTGGCCCCGATCGCGTACTGGAAGCCCGTTTCCAGGCCCATGGTATCGTACTCGAAGCTGGCGTCGTCCTTGAGGGCGAAGAACTCGAGGTTGAAGCGCACGCCCGCGGTGAAGCACAATCCGGGCGACAGGAAACGTCTCACCTCGACGTAATCGGCATCCCACTTGAGCTTAGTCCGATCGCTTACCCGCCATTCGATGAAGATGAGAGGATAGGGAACGGCCTTATGGAAATACTGCTGCACGTCCAGTCCCAGTCCCCAGTTGAATGCCGTAGATATGGTCCAGAAATGCGAATAGATCCACTCCGTATTGAAATCCATCAGCCCCATGTCGGCGAAATCGCTGTTGATCCCGAGCGCGCCCATCACCAGGGAAGTCTGCCCATTGCGCCCGTTCCAGGTGGCGCCGCCGCTCAGCCAATAGCGCTGGAGCATCCCATCGTTCAGCTTCGCGCCCTGGTACACGATGTCGCGATCCATGAGGGTGCTCTTCATCTCGCCGAAGAACTCCGTGTTCCCGATTTTGCCGGCGGGGAAGGACAATTGGCTGGCGATGCGCCAGGCGCGATTCACCTTGGCCGGGGCCAGGGCCGGCCCCTGGAAGCGAGTGCCGCCAAGGGCGGGATAGGGCTCGAACTCCAAGAAGGCGAAATCGATGGCCGGATCCTGGGCCGAAAAGGCGTTCTCCGACGCCTTAGGAAGTCCCATATGGAACAGCGCGATCGCGCCTATGCCTATCGCTTTGATCCGCATACGTCGAAGGGTATACTCATAGAATGAAGCCGCTCAGCGAGCAACTGGCTTTTTATCGGTCCTACCACCGGTCCTTGGGATGTAAGGCTACTCATTTTTTCGGCGTTCCGCTCGTGACATTCGCTATCCTGGTGGCCTTGGGATGGCTGTCTTTCCCCTGGCCCGGGGGGCATTTCACGGGAGCGATGGCATTCGTCCTGGGGACCCTGCTCTATTATTTCCGATTGGACGCGCTTTTGGCAACCCTGATGACCCTGATAATGATCCCGACGGTTTGGGCCGCCGATTGGGCCTCCAGGCTTCCGTTTCCGGGCACGCTTTGGGTATTCCTAGGGTCCCTGGCCTTAGGGGTGGGTTTCCAGGCCTGGGGCCATATCCTGGAAGGGAAACGCCCCGCCCTGGTCGATAACTTCTTCCAGGCCGTGTTCACATCCCCGTTGTTCCTATTGATCGAGGCCTTGGATAGCTTGGGTTGGAAGCTGCGACGCCCGGCTGCGTAAGCAGCGGCCTCCCGCCATGGCGCAGACCATGGGGATAGCGCAGGCCAAAGGGATAGCGTAGGCCGGGGCGACGGGTCGGCTACTTGTGGCCGACGGAGGTCAACGACCCCATTTGCTCTTCTGACCTCTGGGCGGGCGCAGGCTTGCGGTAGCGGGTTCCGAAAACCACGTCCCACATGCGCATGGTAACCCCGTAGTTATGATCCGGGAATTGATGGTGCACGCGGTGGTAGGCCTTGAGCTTACGGGACCAGGTGGAACGTATGACCCAATGATGATGGCTATGATGCACCACGGAATACCATACGAAGCCGACCAGCCAGCCGGCCACGACGCTGGCGAATCCGTGAACCCCCCCGCGCACGGTGACGCAATACCATAAGGAGAGCATGGTAGCCGTGGTAATGAACCAGGGCATGCCGATCAGCTGCTGGGTATCGATATGGTGGATATGATGGCCTTCCCCGAAAATCCCCTCCGGCTGATGGTAGATCCAGCGGTGGAAGCCGTATTCGGTGAAGCCCCATAGGATAAAGCCGATGGTAAAGGCGGCGCAGGCTTGCCAGAGGCTCACCCCATGGGTCAGCTCCCAGCCCAGGAAAAAGGCCGCGGTGGAAAAGTCGGCGACAAAGGCGAACCAGTAGTTAAAGGTGCCCATGGCGAAAGCCTTTAACAGCCTGCGGCGCGTCTCAGCGTCGGAAATAAGGCCTTGAAGCATTCAGCGACGTCCTTCCAGTTGCCCGACCGGAAAATCGGAAACCACGGGCGGGCCGCCCGAATCGACCACCATATTTAACAAGAAATGGGGCTCATTCAAATAGGTTCCGGATTAACGTTGGTGCCTTATTGACGAGGGAACGGCCCAAAAAAGTTGCCGCGACGGTCAAAACGGCATTCCAAGCCGAGCCGGACCCCGAGGGAGGGTCTTGGCCTTGCGATAAACCGGATAGATGCATTGTTTGGATTCATGATCATCCCCCATGAGAACCGGAAAAGCGCGGGCGTCCGGTCGCGCTCCGGGAGCCGAAGCCGGAAGTGGCTGATCGCTTTAGCCATAGTGGTGGCGGTTCTGATCGGCCTCCGCCTCGCGCTCGCTCCGGTCATCCTGCATATCGCGAACCGGAAGCTGGATCAGATCCCGGAATACCGCGGGCACATCGGGGGCGTGGAACTGGCCCTCTTGCGCGGGGCCTACCAAATCAAGGACGTTTCCCTGCGCAAGGTGGAAGGCGCCTCCACGGCCCCCTTCTTCGCCGCCGATCTGGTGGACATTTCCGTGGAATGGGGCGCCTTGCTTCACGGGAAATGGGTGGGCGAAGTGGAATTGCATGGGCCACGCCTCAATTTCGTGGTGGCCCAAACCAAGCAGTCTTCCCAGACCCATATCGATTCCTCCTGGGAAGATCGCAGCAAGGAGCTCTTCCCCCTCGACATCAACCGCTTCACGATCCATAACGGCGAAATCCATTTCCGCGACTTGACCCGCACCCCCAAGGTGGACATCCACCTGGACCAAATCGAGGCCTTGGCGAAGGGGCTGACCACGCGCCCGCGCGGAGGCGAAGCCCTGCCCGCGACCTTCCACGCCACCGGTAGGGCCATGAATCATGCCAAGCTGCGCCTGGACATAAAGCTCGACCCCTGGGCCCGCTACCCCACCTTCGATATGGACGGCGAGCTGACCGGGCTGGAGTTGAAGACGCTCAACGACTTCCTCAAGGCCTACGCCAAGGTCGACGCCGAAGGCGGCTCGTTCTCCCTCTACACCGAGATGGCCGGGGACAACGGCAACTTCAAGGGCTACGTGAAACCCATCCTGAAGGACGTGAGGATTTTCTCCCCCGGCAAGAAGAACGAAGGCGGCCTACTGGAATCGGCCTGGCAGGCCTTGGTCGGCGGCGTGGAGGAAGTCCTGGAGAATAAGCAGAAGCATCAATTGGCCACCCAGGTTCCCTTGGCCGGGAAGTTCAAGAATCCCAGCGCCGGCATCTGGGCTTCGGTCGGATACCTGCTGCGCAACGGTTTCGTCCGCGCCCTAAGCCCCAGCCTGACCCACTCCGTGAGCTTCCTGGACGTGAGCGGGGGCAAGGACGCAGGCATCACCCCCAAGGACGCGAAGAAGGCGGAAGAGAAGGCGAAGAAAGAGCCTTAGCGCCCCCGCGGGCTTCAGGCTCCTAGAAGCTTAGGCTCCTTTGCATCCCCCCAAGCCCTTGCATTCGTTCTTGCCCTTGCAATCATGGGCCTTGCCCATCTTCGACTGATCCATCCCCATCTTCTTGGCGGCGGCCTTGAGATCCTTCTTGGACATCTTGCATCCGCCCATTCCCTTGCATTCGTTCTCTCCCTTGCAGCCGTGCTTGGCGGGCATGGCGGCGGAAGAGTCCCCGGCGGCAGGAGCGCTGACGCCGGCTTCCTGCTTATTGGTCGCGGGGGCCTTGTCCTCGGCGAAGGCGGCGTTGGCGAGATAGCCTGCGGCGATGCCGGCGATGGCGAGCTGGGCGAGCGAATTGAGGGAGAAGGATTGGGGCTTCATGGAAAGGTTCCTTTCGTGCGGGGGTAAATCAGGTCCGCTGCGCGTCTGTCCCGGGTAGCCATGGGATGTTACGGGACGTTTTAACATTCTTGAGGCGAAATAGAGGGAATGCGCCAATCGGAATGGACAGCGGGCGATTTCGTTTACGGTTACATTGGCCGGTACTTTGGTATACTGAAGAAGCCTTTGGAAGTTTCCCTCCGAATCGCTTAACGGCGTAAGAGACCGGATCCGACAAGGTATACAAGAACAATGGATTCCCCGGTAAAGCCGCTGAACCATGGAGGTTCGGCAGATGGAAGTTGGCGGGAAACTCAAATTCGGCAAAGCCGATGATTTTCAAAGCGAATTAAAGCGGCGGGTAGACGAATATTTCCGGACCACGGGGCGGCGTCAGCGCGATTGCCCGCTCATGTACGTGAAGACGGGAATCATCCTCTCCGTATACGCGCTTTCCTACGTCCTTCTGGTCTTCTACGCGACCGGGTGGTGGCAAGCAGTTCCCTTGGCCATCCTTCTCGGCTTGACCACGGCCGAAATCGGCTTCAACATCCAGCACGACGGTTCGCATCGGGCCTATTCCGACCGCCAGTGGATCAATAAGCTGATGGCCATGACCTTGGATCTGATCGGAGGCAGCTCCTACATCTGGCATTGGAAGCACGACATCTTCCATCATACCTACGTCAACATCACCGGCCACGATGCCGACATCGACATCGGGGTGTTCGGCCGCTTGAGCCCGCATCAGAAGCGTTACCCGTTCCATCGCTGGCAGCACTTCTACCTGTGGCCGTTGTACGGGGTCCTCGCGATCAAATGGCATCTGTTCGACGATTTCCACGACGTCATCAAGGGGCGAATCGGGGAGCACCGGGTCCCGCGGCCGAGAGGCCGGGAATGGGTACTCTTTTTCGGAGGCAAGCTGGTTTTTTACGGCCTGGCCTTCGTTATCCCCATGCTGATCCATCCGGTAATGACGGTGCTCTTCTTTTACGGAGTGGTGGCGGTGGTAACCGGAATCGCGCTCAGCATGGTCTTCCAAGTGGTCCACGTAGTGGAAGAGGCGGGCTTCCCCATGCCCCGGCCCGATACCGGCTGCATCGAAAATACCTGGGCGGTCCATCAGGTGGAAACGACGGTGGACTATGCCAGGAACAGCCCGAGCGTGATCTGGCTGGTCGGCGCGTTGAATTTCCAAATCGAACATCATATGTTTCCCCGCATAAGCCACGTAAACTACCCGGCCATTTCCGGACTGGTGGAGGCGACTTGCCGGGATTTCGGCGTCAGATACTCCGAACACGAATCCTTCCGGGCGGGCCTGGCCTCGCACTTCCGTTGGTTGCGGCGCATGGGGTTGGCCGCCCAGACCACAGGCTGATCGCCCTCATCACAAATTTAAGTGGTCGGAAACTTTTCCTTTGGCATACAGGGGGGATCGGGGGAAAAAAGCTTGGGGGGGAGAATGGAGCCACTTCCCGGAATTGAACCGAGGACCCACGCTTTACGAAAGCGTTGCTCTACCAACTGAGCTAAAGTGGCGTGAAGGGGGAATTTAACCAATTATACGGTTTTTCAAAAGGGGAAGGCGCCAAAACGGTTCAACCGCGCCGCCGAAAAAATAGGGATCCCGAATCCTCCCGGCCCCGCAGGGCCGGGAGCGCAAGGAATGCTATTGGAAGAACTGGGTGTGCTGGATTGATTCGGTACCGGCAGCATCGTTGTCTATGAGCACGATATTCCCAGTTTTAAAGCCATCCGACAGCGAAACGAAGTAAGGGAATACCCTGGAACCATTGACGAAGGAAATGATGTTACCGTTGGACATCCCCGTACCGAGGCTGTTCATGATGACATACAAGTGTGGATCGGCCAAAGGGACGCCAATAATGGGGCCTACCGGGTCGGCGTGGAAATCATTGGCCCCCCGGCTATTGTATACGAGCCCGCCGAGTTTGCGAATGGGATTTTGGATGAAGAAGTCGCAAGTCGGACAGCTCGGCCGGATGAGATCCATGTTCAAAGAGACTGTTTTCGCAGAGCTGGAGTTGCTGTAAGGATAGACCATCACCATGAAATACCCGTTTTCCCCGGCTTGGAAGGTGTAGTTGAAAAAGGAGGAGAGATCGCCGGGCCCCGCATCGTCGTTCCAAGCGAGGATCTTGAAACTCGCCTGGCCTAATGCGGGAACGACCCCATTATTGATGAAATTGGAATTATTGAATTGGATCAGCACCGCGACGGGATCCGATGTGCCGACGTTGATAACGTTCAAGGACGTCGCACGAAAAACCACCTCATCGCCCGGAACGGCATGGAAAACGAATTTCGAAATCTGGGCGCAATTCCCCGTTGCGGTAAATACCTGAGTGGAGGCGGCCTTCCCCAGGGCCGTCGCGTCCTGGGGCTTCACCTCTTCGGCTGAAGCCGCGGGGAAGCCGAATTTCCTGTCAAGGGCAACAAGACCTTTATCGAAAGAGTCCTCCGATCCGGCCTTGAGCTTCTGTACTTCAAGGGCGTAATCGGGTTTGCTGTCCGCGCGCGTTTCATTGGGGGCTTCTTGTTGGCACCCCAACAAGGCGAGAAGAGTTCCGCTCAGACAAGCGGCGCCAGAGATATTGAGAATTCGGTTTATTCGGTTCATGGGCCCTCTATCAGCTATGGTTTGCTTATTGCCGGACGGATGCGAGGATCTCGGGGAAACGCCCCCTTTATTCGAACGCTCCCGTGTCATTGGATGCTCGAGTTCGATTTCTTGACTCGGGATGCGGAGGGGGCTCCTCGATTGGGCATTCGGATCAGCCTGCCCGCGCGGTCGCCTTTTTTACGAGCGAGGCGGTTTATGCTGGCAAAACCAGGGCTATCATAAACCCGTCGTAGCCTTTCAGCCCAACCGTCTGGATCACGGTCGCGCTGAGGCGAGGATTTCGGCCGATCTCTTCCAGAAACCTTCGAACGCCAACCACATTCTGGTCCATGCTCCGCGCGTCCGCCACGGCCCCGTTTCGAACTACGTTGTCGCCCACGATCACGGTCCCAGGGCGCGAGAGCTCTAGGGCCCACCGCAAATATTCCGGATTGTTCGGCTTGTCCGCATCCAGGCTAACCAGTCGGCTTGGCACCAGAGTCTCAATGTATCGATCGACCTCATCCCATGGATTCACGCAGCCGCCCTCCTTCGACCAAGTCCAGCCCCCGAAAATTTAGCCCGCTCGGGAGCCAGCCCAACGGGCGTAAGCCCCCTACTTGTTCGGCTCCTCGTAAAAATCGCAAGCACGGATCT is a window encoding:
- a CDS encoding acyl-CoA desaturase; translated protein: MEVGGKLKFGKADDFQSELKRRVDEYFRTTGRRQRDCPLMYVKTGIILSVYALSYVLLVFYATGWWQAVPLAILLGLTTAEIGFNIQHDGSHRAYSDRQWINKLMAMTLDLIGGSSYIWHWKHDIFHHTYVNITGHDADIDIGVFGRLSPHQKRYPFHRWQHFYLWPLYGVLAIKWHLFDDFHDVIKGRIGEHRVPRPRGREWVLFFGGKLVFYGLAFVIPMLIHPVMTVLFFYGVVAVVTGIALSMVFQVVHVVEEAGFPMPRPDTGCIENTWAVHQVETTVDYARNSPSVIWLVGALNFQIEHHMFPRISHVNYPAISGLVEATCRDFGVRYSEHESFRAGLASHFRWLRRMGLAAQTTG
- a CDS encoding dienelactone hydrolase family protein, with protein sequence MPIQVPAGTSILDAELQVPEGASGLIVLTQAGGRPRYAQRVQSLAECMLKEGYGILIMDLLTEEEAEIGKDAGEAECFEESMLDERLDDSLTWLGDQPETMGLALGLFGIGPGARAIFPAAASHAVEIAALVAAGMDVPPEARALRAVRSPALIIAGEQEGPESDAARVTYGLIPARKRIEIIPGCSLGREDSRTSEKLARLACHWFGQNMR
- a CDS encoding DUF748 domain-containing protein, which codes for MIIPHENRKSAGVRSRSGSRSRKWLIALAIVVAVLIGLRLALAPVILHIANRKLDQIPEYRGHIGGVELALLRGAYQIKDVSLRKVEGASTAPFFAADLVDISVEWGALLHGKWVGEVELHGPRLNFVVAQTKQSSQTHIDSSWEDRSKELFPLDINRFTIHNGEIHFRDLTRTPKVDIHLDQIEALAKGLTTRPRGGEALPATFHATGRAMNHAKLRLDIKLDPWARYPTFDMDGELTGLELKTLNDFLKAYAKVDAEGGSFSLYTEMAGDNGNFKGYVKPILKDVRIFSPGKKNEGGLLESAWQALVGGVEEVLENKQKHQLATQVPLAGKFKNPSAGIWASVGYLLRNGFVRALSPSLTHSVSFLDVSGGKDAGITPKDAKKAEEKAKKEP
- a CDS encoding DUF962 domain-containing protein codes for the protein MKPLSEQLAFYRSYHRSLGCKATHFFGVPLVTFAILVALGWLSFPWPGGHFTGAMAFVLGTLLYYFRLDALLATLMTLIMIPTVWAADWASRLPFPGTLWVFLGSLALGVGFQAWGHILEGKRPALVDNFFQAVFTSPLFLLIEALDSLGWKLRRPAA
- the pip gene encoding prolyl aminopeptidase produces the protein MAEDVLYPEIEPYRTGTLQVSPIHALYFEEVGNPRGVPVVFLHGGPGAGIGPKHRRFFDPAHYRVILFDQRGAGRSQPLAELEENTTEHLLNDIEMLRTTVGVEKWLVFGGSWGSLLGLCYAIRWPERVSGLILRGIFLGRPHEVHWLYQEGASRIFPEAFERYLRFIPPSERGDLMTAYHKRLVSEDPVERMRAAQAWSLWEASVCKLIPDEAFLREMSADRQALSLARLENHYCRNGLFLPAPNHVLENAGRLAGLRTLIIQGRYDMACPSESAWDLHRALPQSEFRLVPDAGHSATEPSLMRELVRATDDFRR
- a CDS encoding plasmid stabilization protein; this translates as MPRGEKSAYSDKQQRQAEHIEEGYEKRGVPDKEAERRAWATVNKSTGGGKKRGSGRGKAENKAPAKKGGKMGGRAAGARSKSARSASARKAARTRAAHSR
- a CDS encoding sterol desaturase family protein, whose protein sequence is MGTFNYWFAFVADFSTAAFFLGWELTHGVSLWQACAAFTIGFILWGFTEYGFHRWIYHQPEGIFGEGHHIHHIDTQQLIGMPWFITTATMLSLWYCVTVRGGVHGFASVVAGWLVGFVWYSVVHHSHHHWVIRSTWSRKLKAYHRVHHQFPDHNYGVTMRMWDVVFGTRYRKPAPAQRSEEQMGSLTSVGHK